In one Hymenobacter sp. DG25B genomic region, the following are encoded:
- a CDS encoding HNH endonuclease: MDQKVLVLNGDYTAITLCSVQKAFVLLFLDKAEMIAKSEGGFLRTISEAYPKPSIIRLQRYVRVPYKGIALSRHNIMKRDHFECQYCGSTKNLTLDHVLPRSRGGDSSWGNLLTACSRCNHAKGHRTPHEAGLTIRQQPKKPTLSGFLKLSAGTIDENWHAYLH, translated from the coding sequence ATGGACCAGAAAGTGCTTGTGCTAAACGGCGACTACACCGCCATAACGCTCTGCAGCGTGCAGAAAGCGTTTGTACTGCTCTTCCTCGACAAAGCCGAAATGATTGCCAAGTCGGAGGGTGGTTTTCTGCGCACTATTTCAGAGGCTTACCCCAAGCCCAGCATCATCCGGCTGCAGCGCTATGTGCGCGTGCCCTACAAAGGCATTGCCCTGAGCCGGCACAACATCATGAAGCGCGACCATTTCGAGTGCCAGTACTGCGGCTCCACCAAAAACCTGACGCTGGACCACGTGCTGCCCCGCAGCCGCGGCGGCGACTCCAGCTGGGGCAACCTGCTCACGGCCTGCTCCCGCTGCAACCACGCCAAAGGCCACCGAACGCCCCATGAAGCCGGGCTCACCATCAGGCAACAGCCCAAAAAACCCACACTTTCGGGTTTCCTCAAGCTCAGTGCCGGTACCATTGATGAAAACTGGCACGCCTATCTACACTAA
- a CDS encoding fatty acid desaturase family protein — protein MQAPKFAASRSFHQELKRRTNAYFAEAGTAPTGNKSLYFKAILLTASFVAVYLHIVFLTPPAWVAVLECALLGGIGAAIGFNVMHDGAHGSFSKSKWLNQFAAFTLNVMGGSSFMWNAKHNLIHHMYTNVEGVDDDLNAQPWLRLSPDQPRRMLHRFQHLYFWFFYALLFIAWIFYMDYQKYFQRKIGEMPIKKMTATDEGVFWGFKVLHLGLFVALPIYMVGFLPWLIGFVVFACVAGFSLSIVFQLAHTVEHTSFVVPHATTNKIEDEWAIHQIKTTANFATDSKIISWLVGGLNFQVEHHLFPTISHVHYPALNKILRQMCLEFGIEYNEYPNMRYAVASHVAHLRQLGRR, from the coding sequence ATGCAAGCACCCAAATTTGCCGCGTCACGCTCTTTCCACCAGGAGCTTAAGCGCCGCACCAATGCCTATTTCGCCGAGGCGGGCACTGCCCCCACCGGCAATAAAAGCCTGTACTTCAAAGCCATTCTCCTCACGGCTTCCTTCGTAGCCGTGTATCTGCACATTGTGTTCCTCACGCCGCCTGCCTGGGTTGCCGTGCTGGAATGCGCCTTGTTGGGTGGTATTGGCGCCGCTATTGGCTTTAACGTAATGCACGACGGCGCCCACGGCTCCTTCAGCAAATCCAAGTGGCTGAACCAGTTTGCCGCCTTCACCCTGAACGTAATGGGCGGCAGCTCCTTCATGTGGAATGCCAAGCACAACCTCATTCACCACATGTACACCAACGTGGAAGGCGTAGACGATGACCTGAACGCCCAGCCCTGGCTGCGCCTCAGCCCCGACCAGCCCCGCCGCATGCTGCACCGCTTCCAGCACCTGTACTTCTGGTTTTTCTACGCCCTGCTGTTCATTGCCTGGATTTTCTACATGGATTACCAGAAGTATTTCCAGCGGAAAATAGGGGAGATGCCCATCAAGAAAATGACCGCCACCGATGAGGGTGTGTTCTGGGGCTTTAAGGTGTTGCACCTGGGCCTGTTTGTGGCCTTGCCTATTTATATGGTGGGCTTCCTGCCCTGGCTGATTGGCTTTGTGGTGTTTGCCTGCGTGGCCGGCTTCTCGCTCAGCATTGTATTCCAGCTGGCGCACACCGTAGAGCACACCAGCTTTGTAGTGCCCCACGCCACCACTAACAAGATTGAGGACGAGTGGGCCATTCACCAGATTAAAACCACCGCCAACTTCGCTACCGACAGCAAAATCATCAGCTGGCTGGTAGGCGGCCTCAACTTCCAGGTAGAGCACCACCTCTTCCCCACCATCTCCCACGTGCACTACCCGGCCCTGAACAAGATTCTGCGCCAGATGTGCCTGGAGTTCGGGATTGAGTACAACGAGTATCCGAACATGCGGTATGCCGTGGCTTCACACGTAGCGCACTTGCGGCAGTTGGGACGCCGGTAA
- the smpB gene encoding SsrA-binding protein SmpB: protein MAKQKDDTPKRISILNRRASHEYAFLVKYDAGMMLQGTEIKSIRDGSVNLQDGFCTFHSDGSLWVHNLSIAQYALGTYNNHEPKRERKLLLNKRELRQLADKSQEQGLTIIPIRLFVTDRGFAKLEIALAKGKKLYDKREDLKAKDQKREMDRLRDY, encoded by the coding sequence ATGGCAAAACAAAAAGACGATACTCCCAAGCGCATCAGCATTCTGAACCGCCGTGCCAGCCACGAATATGCGTTTCTGGTGAAGTATGATGCGGGCATGATGCTGCAGGGCACCGAAATTAAAAGCATCCGCGACGGCAGCGTGAACCTGCAGGACGGTTTCTGCACCTTTCACTCCGATGGCAGCCTGTGGGTGCACAATCTGAGCATTGCGCAGTACGCCCTGGGCACTTACAATAACCACGAGCCCAAGCGCGAGCGGAAGCTGCTGCTTAATAAGCGGGAGCTGCGCCAACTGGCCGATAAAAGTCAGGAGCAGGGCCTCACCATTATTCCCATCCGCCTGTTCGTTACCGATCGGGGCTTTGCCAAGCTGGAAATAGCCTTGGCCAAAGGCAAAAAGCTCTACGACAAGCGCGAAGACCTGAAAGCCAAGGACCAGAAGCGCGAAATGGACCGCCTGCGGGACTATTAA
- a CDS encoding carboxypeptidase regulatory-like domain-containing protein, with protein MKITCGFSQTGTLKGRLFNQVEHKGFAGRATVWFPDLGIGTTTDSTGFFAIDEVPIGTHRLKIECIGYRDTTITQVDIPPCQITALNINFPIGCHVLNHRGKTCPVCMKEDQVIPIVYGLPSKRMMERAKNNKIKLAGCQITGCDPQWYCKRDEREF; from the coding sequence ATGAAAATCACTTGCGGTTTTAGCCAAACCGGAACATTAAAAGGACGACTTTTTAATCAAGTAGAACATAAGGGATTTGCAGGTAGAGCTACAGTATGGTTTCCTGATTTAGGAATTGGTACTACCACAGATAGCACTGGTTTCTTTGCAATTGATGAGGTGCCCATAGGGACCCATCGACTTAAAATTGAATGCATTGGTTATCGGGATACGACAATAACACAGGTTGATATTCCACCTTGCCAAATAACAGCCCTGAATATCAACTTCCCCATTGGCTGTCATGTGCTAAATCATAGAGGAAAAACCTGCCCTGTTTGTATGAAAGAGGACCAGGTAATTCCTATAGTCTATGGCCTGCCTAGTAAGCGGATGATGGAGCGCGCAAAGAATAATAAGATAAAACTAGCAGGCTGCCAGATAACGGGTTGTGACCCTCAATGGTATTGCAAAAGAGATGAGCGAGAGTTCTAG
- a CDS encoding C40 family peptidase produces MEYGICALSAVPVRAEPTDKAELVTELMFGECYTILQTQGQWHQIRIAADQYVGWLDFKQHTPVTSEYFTAWQQQDHPRSLDVVQIVSESKSRIPVTLGCRLPFFDGMTLRLGQHQYFYNGAATNPQNGHGPQGPQDQRLRLLIKIAQLYLKAPYVWGGKSIFGLDCSGLVQQLYGLIGVPLPRDARQQIDHGQTVHFVAQSRPGDLAFFDNADGNIVHVGLILDDQTILHAHGEVRIDPLDHNGIFNRDRQKYSHKLRLIKRLLAD; encoded by the coding sequence TTGGAATACGGAATCTGCGCGTTGAGCGCCGTGCCGGTACGCGCCGAGCCTACCGATAAAGCCGAGCTGGTAACGGAGTTGATGTTTGGCGAATGCTATACCATTCTGCAGACGCAGGGCCAGTGGCACCAGATCCGTATTGCCGCCGACCAGTACGTGGGCTGGCTTGATTTTAAACAGCACACGCCCGTCACCAGCGAGTATTTCACTGCCTGGCAGCAGCAGGACCACCCCCGCAGCCTGGATGTGGTGCAGATAGTAAGCGAGAGCAAAAGCCGCATTCCGGTGACGCTGGGCTGCCGACTGCCGTTTTTCGATGGCATGACGCTGCGCCTGGGCCAGCACCAGTACTTCTACAACGGCGCGGCTACCAACCCCCAGAACGGCCACGGCCCCCAAGGCCCTCAGGACCAGCGCTTGCGCCTGCTCATCAAAATTGCCCAGCTCTACCTGAAAGCGCCCTACGTGTGGGGGGGCAAAAGCATCTTCGGGCTCGACTGCTCCGGGCTGGTGCAGCAGCTCTACGGCCTGATTGGGGTGCCGCTCCCGCGCGATGCCCGCCAGCAGATAGACCACGGCCAGACGGTGCACTTCGTGGCCCAGTCCCGCCCCGGCGACCTGGCCTTCTTCGATAACGCCGACGGCAACATTGTGCACGTAGGCCTGATCCTCGACGACCAGACCATCCTCCACGCCCACGGCGAAGTCCGCATCGACCCGCTCGACCATAACGGCATCTTCAACCGCGACCGGCAGAAGTACTCCCACAAGCTGCGCCTGATTAAGCGCCTGCTGGCCGACTAA
- a CDS encoding alpha/beta fold hydrolase — MSYIKAGPDANGHPVKLHYTDLGQGAPIVLIHGWPLNHESWEYQLKELPKHGVRVIAYTRRGFGNSDKPWDGYDYDTLADDLKAVLDELNLQNVTLVGFSMAGGEVARYMSRHGGARVSRVAFVSAVTPFLLKTADNPDGAPESAFTGIFEGLEKDRPDFMRSFAKKFYGVGLISHPVSDATLDWNQSLVMLGSPRATEACAHSFAETDFRQDLKTIKVPTLVIHGDQDETVPIEVSGARMQEFVPHATYKVYKGAPHGLFITEKDKLNEDIMAFAAGKA, encoded by the coding sequence ATGAGCTACATCAAAGCCGGCCCCGACGCCAATGGCCACCCCGTAAAGCTGCACTATACCGACCTGGGCCAGGGCGCCCCCATCGTCCTGATTCATGGCTGGCCCCTGAACCACGAATCCTGGGAGTATCAGCTGAAAGAGCTGCCCAAGCACGGCGTGCGGGTTATTGCCTACACGCGCCGGGGCTTCGGCAACTCCGATAAGCCCTGGGACGGCTACGACTACGACACGCTGGCCGACGACCTGAAAGCCGTACTGGACGAGCTGAACCTGCAGAACGTAACGCTGGTGGGCTTTTCCATGGCCGGCGGCGAAGTGGCCCGCTACATGAGCCGGCACGGCGGCGCCCGCGTGAGTCGGGTGGCCTTTGTTTCGGCCGTAACACCTTTCCTGCTGAAAACCGCCGACAACCCGGATGGCGCCCCGGAATCAGCCTTTACCGGCATATTTGAAGGCCTGGAAAAAGACCGGCCCGATTTCATGCGGTCCTTCGCCAAGAAATTCTACGGTGTGGGCCTCATCAGTCACCCCGTGAGCGACGCTACCCTGGACTGGAACCAGTCTCTGGTGATGCTGGGCTCACCGCGCGCTACCGAAGCCTGCGCCCACTCCTTTGCCGAAACCGACTTCCGTCAGGACCTAAAGACTATTAAAGTACCAACCCTGGTTATCCACGGCGACCAGGATGAGACCGTACCGATTGAAGTAAGCGGCGCCCGCATGCAGGAGTTTGTGCCGCACGCTACCTATAAAGTGTACAAAGGAGCACCCCACGGCCTTTTCATCACGGAAAAGGACAAGCTGAATGAGGATATCATGGCTTTTGCGGCCGGCAAAGCGTAA
- the rpsA gene encoding 30S ribosomal protein S1 gives MAEVVDNFDWDNVGASGFGGNYTAEQRAEMEQMYGETLTTVQEEEVVKGTVVGITDRDVILNIGFKSDGLVPLSEFRDLTDLKIGDQVEVFIEDQEDSNGQLILSRKKAKIKQAWKAIYDALENDTILEGVVKRRTKGGLIMDLDGVEAFLPGSQIDVKPIRDFDIYVGRRMEVKVVKINAAFDNVVVSHKVLIEKDLEKQREAILNNLEKGQILEGVIKNMTNFGVFIDLGGVDGLLHITDISWGRIAHPSEVLQLDQKLNVVVLDFDEAKKRISLGLKQLTPHPWDSLPQDLQPGSKVKGRIVNVADYGAFMEIVPGVEGLIHVSEMSWSQHLRNPQDFIKQGDVVEAQILTLDREDRKMSLGIKQLSEDPWTRGDFGTKYAVGTKHNGLVRNLTNFGLFVELEEGVDGLVHVSDLSWTKKVKHPSEVVKVGDRLDVVVLELDVTNRRLALGHKQLEENPWDTFQTVFTPGSVHKATITEKNDRGAVLELPYGIEGFAYPKSLVKEDGSQAENGEQLDFRVVEFSKEDRRIVLSHTAVFNQQQEEDSRASKFTKKKTTGGAAGAPAQGEGKLSDLKKPATAEKSTLGDLDALSALRDKMMGNEREAGEQKLKTSAAPKKAAKAEAAETTEAPAATEEEGGLLATITDAASAALDKAKEVAGDVVEAASHTAAFEKAKEIAGDVVDKAKDLIAGDEADDKKDEEKA, from the coding sequence ATGGCAGAAGTAGTAGACAACTTCGACTGGGACAACGTTGGAGCCAGCGGCTTTGGTGGTAATTATACCGCCGAGCAGCGCGCCGAAATGGAGCAGATGTACGGTGAGACCCTCACCACAGTACAGGAAGAAGAAGTAGTAAAAGGCACCGTGGTAGGCATCACCGACCGCGACGTAATCCTGAACATCGGCTTTAAGTCCGATGGTTTGGTGCCCCTCTCCGAATTCCGCGACCTGACCGACCTCAAAATCGGTGACCAGGTAGAGGTATTCATCGAGGACCAGGAGGATTCCAACGGTCAGCTGATCCTGTCGCGCAAGAAGGCGAAGATCAAGCAGGCTTGGAAAGCCATTTACGATGCACTGGAAAATGACACCATCCTGGAAGGCGTTGTAAAGCGTCGTACCAAAGGTGGTCTGATCATGGATCTGGACGGCGTAGAAGCCTTCCTGCCCGGCTCGCAGATTGATGTGAAGCCCATCCGTGACTTCGACATCTATGTTGGTCGTCGTATGGAAGTGAAAGTGGTGAAAATCAACGCCGCTTTCGACAACGTGGTAGTTTCGCACAAAGTCCTGATCGAGAAAGACCTCGAGAAGCAGCGCGAAGCCATCCTCAACAACCTGGAAAAAGGCCAGATCCTCGAGGGCGTTATCAAGAACATGACCAACTTCGGCGTGTTCATCGACCTGGGCGGCGTAGACGGCCTGCTGCACATCACCGACATCTCGTGGGGCCGTATCGCGCACCCGAGCGAAGTGCTGCAGCTGGACCAGAAGCTGAACGTAGTAGTTCTGGATTTCGACGAAGCCAAGAAGCGTATTTCGCTGGGCCTGAAGCAGCTGACTCCTCACCCATGGGATTCGCTGCCCCAGGACCTGCAGCCTGGCTCGAAAGTGAAAGGCCGCATCGTGAACGTAGCCGACTATGGCGCGTTCATGGAAATTGTACCTGGCGTAGAAGGCCTGATCCACGTTTCAGAAATGAGCTGGAGCCAGCACCTGCGCAACCCGCAGGACTTCATCAAGCAGGGCGACGTAGTAGAGGCTCAGATCCTGACCCTGGACCGCGAAGACCGCAAGATGAGCCTGGGTATCAAGCAGCTGAGCGAAGACCCATGGACTCGTGGCGACTTCGGCACCAAGTACGCCGTAGGTACCAAGCACAACGGTCTGGTGCGTAACCTGACCAACTTCGGCCTGTTCGTAGAGCTGGAAGAAGGTGTGGACGGCCTCGTACACGTGTCTGACCTGTCCTGGACCAAGAAGGTGAAGCATCCTTCGGAAGTAGTGAAGGTAGGCGACCGTCTGGACGTAGTAGTGCTGGAGCTGGACGTTACCAACCGTCGTCTGGCCCTGGGCCACAAGCAGCTGGAAGAAAACCCCTGGGATACCTTCCAGACGGTATTCACCCCCGGCTCGGTGCACAAGGCTACCATCACGGAGAAAAACGACCGTGGCGCTGTTCTCGAGCTGCCTTACGGCATCGAGGGCTTCGCTTATCCCAAGTCTCTGGTGAAGGAAGACGGCTCGCAGGCTGAAAACGGCGAGCAGCTCGACTTCCGCGTGGTAGAATTCTCCAAGGAAGATCGTCGCATCGTACTGTCGCACACTGCTGTGTTCAACCAGCAGCAGGAAGAGGACAGCCGCGCTTCGAAGTTCACCAAGAAGAAGACCACGGGCGGTGCTGCCGGTGCTCCCGCACAAGGCGAAGGCAAGCTGAGCGACCTGAAGAAGCCCGCCACGGCTGAGAAGTCGACCCTCGGTGACCTGGATGCTCTGTCCGCGCTGCGCGACAAGATGATGGGCAACGAGCGTGAGGCTGGTGAGCAGAAGCTGAAGACCAGCGCTGCTCCTAAGAAAGCCGCTAAAGCGGAGGCTGCTGAAACGACCGAAGCTCCCGCAGCTACGGAAGAAGAAGGTGGCCTGCTCGCCACTATCACTGATGCTGCTTCGGCTGCTTTGGATAAAGCCAAAGAAGTTGCTGGTGACGTGGTAGAAGCTGCTTCGCACACGGCTGCTTTCGAAAAAGCGAAAGAAATTGCCGGTGATGTAGTAGACAAAGCCAAAGACCTGATTGCCGGCGACGAAGCCGACGACAAGAAGGACGAAGAGAAAGCCTAA
- the tsaD gene encoding tRNA (adenosine(37)-N6)-threonylcarbamoyltransferase complex transferase subunit TsaD — MNAPVILAIESSCDDTSAAVMVGGEIRSNVVATQQVHEQYGGVVPELASRAHQQHIIPVVEAALQRAGIHKTQLDAVAFTQGPGLLGSLLVGSMFAKSLALGLDKPLIAVNHMRAHILAHFIQEPRPAFPFLCLTVSGGHTQLVVVRSPQEMQVIGQTIDDAAGEAFDKTAKLLGLPYPGGPHLDKLARQGNPTRFPFPVGAMPGYDFSFSGLKTAVMYFLKKETAQNPAFIQENQADLCASIQHTIIQTLLRQLRRAAHDQGLTHIALAGGVAANSGLREALQQEALAQGWEVFIPEFQYCTDNAGMVAMTAHFQYLAGDFTTQLTSPDPRLKLS, encoded by the coding sequence ATGAATGCACCCGTAATCCTGGCTATTGAATCGTCCTGCGACGATACCTCGGCTGCCGTGATGGTGGGCGGCGAAATCCGCTCCAACGTGGTAGCCACCCAGCAAGTGCACGAGCAATATGGCGGCGTAGTGCCCGAGCTGGCTTCCCGCGCCCACCAGCAGCATATTATTCCGGTAGTGGAAGCCGCACTGCAGCGCGCCGGCATCCACAAAACCCAGCTGGATGCCGTGGCCTTTACTCAAGGGCCTGGCCTGCTGGGCTCCCTGCTGGTCGGCAGCATGTTTGCCAAAAGCCTGGCACTGGGGCTTGATAAGCCGCTGATTGCCGTGAACCACATGCGGGCTCACATTCTGGCGCACTTTATTCAGGAGCCCCGGCCTGCGTTTCCCTTTCTGTGCCTCACGGTAAGCGGCGGCCACACCCAGTTAGTAGTGGTGCGCAGCCCCCAGGAAATGCAGGTCATCGGCCAGACGATTGATGATGCCGCCGGCGAGGCCTTCGATAAAACGGCCAAGCTGTTGGGGTTGCCTTATCCCGGCGGCCCCCACCTGGATAAGCTGGCGCGGCAGGGTAACCCCACGCGCTTCCCCTTCCCGGTAGGTGCCATGCCTGGCTACGATTTCAGCTTCAGCGGCTTGAAAACGGCGGTGATGTACTTCCTGAAAAAGGAAACTGCCCAAAATCCTGCCTTCATCCAGGAAAACCAGGCTGACCTCTGTGCCAGCATTCAGCACACCATTATCCAAACCCTGCTGCGCCAGCTGCGCCGCGCCGCCCACGACCAGGGCCTGACACACATTGCCCTGGCCGGGGGCGTGGCGGCCAACTCCGGCCTGCGCGAAGCCCTGCAGCAGGAAGCCCTGGCGCAGGGCTGGGAAGTGTTTATCCCGGAATTTCAGTACTGCACCGATAATGCCGGCATGGTGGCCATGACGGCCCATTTCCAGTATCTGGCCGGCGACTTCACCACCCAACTCACCAGCCCCGACCCACGGTTGAAACTCTCCTGA
- a CDS encoding thioesterase family protein — MKNPFLPGDVRTYSIQVKPSDFAMLDGKLIHAVLSTFALGQALEWSSRQFVEEMLEEGEEGIGTMLHIKHHAPAFEGETVEFQATFEHLEGQELTCHVEARVGERLVATGRTGQRIVDGARLAARFALLRESAD; from the coding sequence ATGAAAAACCCCTTTCTCCCCGGCGACGTCCGCACGTATTCCATCCAGGTAAAGCCTTCGGATTTTGCCATGCTGGATGGCAAGCTGATTCATGCCGTGCTCAGCACGTTTGCGCTGGGGCAGGCCCTGGAGTGGAGCAGCCGGCAGTTTGTGGAAGAAATGCTGGAAGAAGGCGAGGAAGGAATTGGCACCATGCTCCACATAAAGCACCACGCGCCGGCTTTTGAAGGCGAAACCGTGGAATTTCAGGCTACTTTTGAGCATCTGGAAGGCCAGGAGCTGACCTGCCACGTAGAAGCCCGCGTAGGCGAGCGGCTGGTGGCTACCGGCCGCACCGGCCAGCGCATTGTAGACGGTGCCCGGCTGGCCGCCCGCTTTGCGTTGTTGCGCGAGTCGGCGGATTAG